From Paenibacillus polymyxa, the proteins below share one genomic window:
- a CDS encoding ABC transporter ATP-binding protein produces MPSITLNQLSKTFTYYKKEPGVRKSLQNLFKREQLTKKAVQDVSFSIEEGEIVGFLGPNGAGKTTTLKMLSGILHPTDGEASVLGFTPWKRQKEFKRQFSIVMGQKNQLWWDLPASESFELNKLIYEIDDNRYKEALDELVTLLGVEEQLHVQVRRLSLGERMKMELIAALLHRPRVILLDEPTIGLDLVSQRRIREFFKAYNRTHRTTILLTSHYMKDIEDLCTRSIIISGGRLVYDGDLHKVNEVMGARKLLKVRLETTVSNLTLAGLGKLRSNSELEAVFELDAEDTLTWSKKILDALPVVDFTIEDVPLEEGIANLYDGGRLADAK; encoded by the coding sequence TTGCCGTCCATTACATTAAACCAATTGTCGAAAACGTTTACGTACTACAAAAAGGAGCCGGGCGTGCGCAAATCGTTACAAAATTTGTTTAAGCGTGAACAGCTGACCAAAAAGGCTGTGCAGGATGTTAGCTTTAGCATTGAGGAAGGTGAGATTGTCGGATTTCTTGGCCCAAACGGGGCGGGCAAAACAACGACGCTCAAAATGCTGTCCGGCATTCTCCATCCCACAGACGGGGAGGCATCGGTACTCGGCTTTACCCCGTGGAAGCGCCAAAAGGAGTTTAAACGTCAGTTTTCCATCGTAATGGGACAGAAAAACCAGCTCTGGTGGGATTTGCCTGCAAGCGAGTCGTTCGAGCTGAACAAGCTTATCTACGAAATCGATGATAACCGTTATAAAGAGGCGCTGGATGAGCTGGTCACTCTGCTTGGGGTGGAGGAGCAGCTGCATGTGCAGGTGCGGCGACTATCGCTCGGCGAGCGTATGAAAATGGAACTAATCGCCGCGCTGCTGCATCGCCCACGAGTCATTTTACTGGATGAGCCGACCATCGGATTGGACCTTGTTTCTCAGCGGCGGATTCGGGAGTTTTTCAAAGCTTATAATCGTACACACCGGACGACCATTTTGCTGACAAGCCACTACATGAAGGACATTGAGGATTTATGCACTAGGTCCATCATTATCAGTGGGGGCAGATTGGTGTATGACGGAGACTTGCACAAGGTGAATGAGGTCATGGGTGCTCGTAAACTGCTCAAGGTTCGACTGGAGACCACTGTATCCAACCTGACGTTGGCGGGGCTCGGCAAGCTTCGCTCCAACTCGGAGCTGGAGGCGGTATTTGAGCTGGACGCAGAAGATACGTTGACTTGGTCCAAAAAGATTTTGGATGCACTGCCTGTCGTTGATTTTACGATTGAGGACGTCCCGCTGGAAGAGGGGATAGCCAATTTGTATGATGGGGGCAGGCTGGCCGATGCGAAATAA
- a CDS encoding ABC transporter permease, which produces MRNNKYVKVLQLGMQNEMEYRANYWLQMAGFMLPIMTQIFLWLAVFGSSGQARVVDYSLPEMLVYVVMAGVTGKLIATGFEYEIATDIKEGGLAKFMVQPVHYFAYRFCRFIGGKVIQSAVVLLAAAILLLCLSLEGQISFELSYILLYILALPGALVLNFVVYYALSGIAFWMTESAGLFYTVSLVIYVASGTVFPLTIFGDALARLFSLLPFSYTVFFPVNALTGKLTVLEAAEGIGVQWIWIAVLAAVSRWVWQAGVKRFVSVGG; this is translated from the coding sequence ATGCGAAATAACAAATATGTGAAGGTGCTCCAGCTTGGTATGCAAAACGAAATGGAGTATCGAGCCAATTATTGGCTACAAATGGCGGGATTTATGCTGCCGATCATGACACAAATTTTTCTCTGGCTTGCGGTATTCGGTTCTTCAGGACAAGCAAGAGTGGTGGACTATTCTCTGCCGGAAATGCTGGTGTATGTGGTTATGGCGGGAGTAACTGGAAAACTGATTGCTACAGGCTTTGAATACGAAATTGCTACAGATATCAAGGAAGGTGGACTGGCAAAATTCATGGTACAGCCTGTACATTATTTTGCCTACCGTTTTTGCCGGTTTATTGGAGGCAAAGTCATACAGTCCGCAGTTGTGCTGCTGGCGGCTGCTATTTTGCTGTTATGCCTTAGCCTGGAAGGACAAATTAGCTTCGAGCTATCGTACATCCTGCTTTACATATTGGCGTTGCCGGGAGCACTTGTGCTTAATTTTGTGGTCTATTATGCGCTGAGTGGCATAGCTTTTTGGATGACAGAATCGGCGGGACTTTTTTATACGGTGTCGCTTGTCATTTATGTAGCTAGCGGTACCGTGTTTCCGCTGACGATTTTTGGAGATGCGTTGGCCCGTTTGTTCAGTCTGCTGCCGTTCAGCTATACCGTATTTTTTCCGGTGAATGCGTTGACGGGCAAGCTGACTGTGCTGGAAGCCGCTGAAGGCATTGGCGTGCAATGGATCTGGATTGCAGTGCTGGCGGCCGTATCACGCTGGGTGTGGCAAGCTGGAGTCAAACGCTTTGTCTCGGTGGGAGGTTAA
- a CDS encoding ABC transporter permease, with the protein MKNVFRNVGRYLRLYWKFVQFSVMSQMEYRTNFISACLVETAYLFIKLLYASLPYRAGTDINGWSPDAMLLYIGVFTMMSGFYSGLFYSNFTSLPDKIRTGSLDVLMTKPVSLQFMVTLRQFELGYTVPNVVGGGIMTGIGWYHLGLPFDVETVGGFAVLLGCGVLTAYSVFLLPQLLAFWIIRTNGVTELSNSIFETNYVPMAVYSNLIQRIGLFVLPVFVICNFPPMFILGKMEPSLMLWAFLAPLWLLAIIRLIWQFALRDYTSASQ; encoded by the coding sequence ATGAAAAATGTTTTTCGAAACGTTGGACGTTACCTCAGACTGTACTGGAAATTTGTCCAGTTTTCCGTCATGTCGCAAATGGAATACCGCACTAATTTTATAAGTGCATGCCTGGTTGAAACCGCTTATTTATTTATCAAGCTGCTATACGCATCGCTTCCATATCGCGCTGGGACGGACATTAACGGCTGGTCTCCCGATGCCATGCTCTTATATATCGGCGTGTTTACGATGATGAGCGGATTTTATAGTGGATTATTTTACAGTAATTTTACAAGCCTGCCTGACAAAATTCGCACTGGCTCACTGGACGTGCTCATGACCAAACCAGTATCGCTGCAATTTATGGTGACACTGCGTCAATTTGAACTGGGCTATACTGTGCCGAATGTCGTGGGCGGTGGAATCATGACAGGCATTGGCTGGTATCATCTGGGGTTGCCATTTGATGTGGAAACCGTGGGAGGATTTGCTGTGCTGCTCGGATGTGGAGTGCTTACGGCATACTCCGTGTTTTTGCTGCCACAACTGCTGGCCTTCTGGATTATCCGCACGAACGGTGTTACAGAGCTATCCAACAGCATTTTCGAGACAAACTATGTGCCGATGGCCGTGTACAGTAACCTGATTCAGCGTATTGGCTTATTTGTGCTTCCGGTGTTTGTCATCTGTAATTTTCCGCCCATGTTCATTCTCGGCAAAATGGAACCCAGTTTGATGCTATGGGCCTTTCTCGCACCTCTCTGGCTGCTGGCGATTATCCGCTTGATATGGCAGTTTGCTCTACGTGATTATACGAGCGCGAGCCAGTAG
- a CDS encoding Gfo/Idh/MocA family protein: protein MNAAAAAQEPAMPDIRFGIIGCSAIAPRALLEPIRHVAGARVTALANRTVAKAEEMAERYGVNVVYGHAEDMLKDPDIDAVYIALSNDLHAEWIGRALQAHKHVLVEKPLCLQTADLAPLAAIVEQSNAYLLEGVMVQHHPWQRELRRIVESGRYGRLCSIETSLCIPAKEGHADNYRSRSEQGGGCFWDLGVYWLQLLQAVVGLEQAEFHSQSDFDGPHGCDWTFRAQARYPSGLEASALFSFERPYRCAHVLTFDSAVVTLKDCFRANLGFYKMTLKTEIKKDIAVNITDTAAQSLLSQTSSHSKTVFEPMNYYVNQLDAFCSIIRGETEPIPFHEAAERVRLLAAIHQAARSGEAIYAI, encoded by the coding sequence ATGAACGCGGCCGCGGCTGCGCAAGAACCTGCAATGCCAGATATTCGCTTTGGGATCATTGGCTGTTCTGCCATTGCCCCTCGTGCGTTGCTGGAACCGATCCGACATGTTGCAGGAGCACGCGTGACCGCGCTTGCGAACCGTACGGTTGCCAAGGCGGAAGAAATGGCAGAGCGTTATGGAGTCAATGTCGTTTATGGTCATGCTGAGGATATGTTAAAAGACCCGGACATCGACGCTGTATATATTGCGCTCAGCAACGATTTACATGCTGAGTGGATTGGCAGAGCCTTACAAGCTCATAAGCACGTGCTGGTGGAAAAACCGTTATGCCTGCAGACGGCTGATCTGGCTCCCTTGGCAGCTATCGTCGAACAGAGCAACGCTTACCTGCTGGAGGGAGTCATGGTACAGCATCATCCTTGGCAGCGTGAGCTGCGCAGAATTGTAGAATCGGGTCGTTATGGTCGCTTATGCTCCATAGAGACGAGTCTGTGTATTCCGGCAAAAGAAGGTCATGCGGACAATTACCGATCCCGATCGGAGCAAGGCGGGGGCTGCTTTTGGGATCTGGGTGTGTACTGGCTCCAATTGCTTCAGGCCGTCGTTGGATTGGAGCAGGCGGAATTCCACAGTCAATCGGATTTCGATGGCCCCCATGGCTGTGACTGGACATTTCGTGCACAAGCCCGTTACCCAAGCGGACTAGAGGCATCTGCCCTCTTCTCATTTGAGCGACCTTATCGCTGTGCTCATGTACTGACCTTTGATTCGGCAGTAGTCACCTTAAAGGATTGCTTTCGGGCGAATTTAGGCTTTTATAAAATGACACTCAAGACGGAAATAAAGAAGGATATCGCGGTGAATATAACAGATACGGCAGCACAGTCCTTGTTATCACAGACATCCTCGCATAGCAAAACGGTTTTTGAGCCCATGAACTATTATGTCAATCAGTTGGATGCCTTCTGCAGCATCATCCGGGGTGAAACGGAGCCCATTCCATTTCATGAGGCTGCTGAACGCGTCAGACTGCTGGCAGCTATTCATCAAGCAGCACGCTCAGGCGAGGCGATCTATGCCATATGA
- a CDS encoding type III PLP-dependent enzyme, giving the protein MDQKDQVLLERFGEHPTPFYYYDGDALHAHVSSLLARLHPAVRVHYALKANGNVALAGLLRSLGCGVEIASAGEMFVAMEAGYAAEDVLYAGPGKTVAELREAIACGIGCIHVESVRELRLLEDIAAQTGVFVRAAVRINPDNDLSGATIKMGGVPRPFGVDEGQLDHFFKVLEDCPHVYFQGIQVYTGTQMLKADQILASFANTLQLAERVQNQYGVAMHTVNLGGGFGVPYFAHEQPLDMDHVIDGLNALAEQTRSSMPGVRLIIESGRYLVAQSGMYVCRALYTKESKGEKFVVADGGMNHYVSATFRGRRLRDNYPVRIMRRQVGEEVSTALETVSIVGPLCTPEDCIVKKAELPPIREGDYIAFPNAGAYGLSYSPLYFLGHATPAELLDYRGEVHVIREHGDRTDLLHHQRMIALPEDVM; this is encoded by the coding sequence ATGGATCAAAAGGATCAAGTCTTACTGGAGCGATTCGGCGAGCATCCGACACCCTTTTATTATTATGATGGGGACGCGCTGCATGCTCACGTCAGCTCGTTGCTGGCTCGGTTACATCCGGCCGTGCGTGTACATTACGCGCTCAAGGCTAATGGTAACGTAGCCTTGGCTGGGTTGCTACGCTCGTTAGGTTGCGGTGTGGAGATTGCCTCGGCTGGAGAAATGTTCGTCGCCATGGAGGCCGGGTATGCTGCGGAGGATGTGCTGTACGCTGGGCCGGGGAAAACAGTAGCCGAGCTGCGCGAGGCGATAGCCTGTGGGATCGGCTGCATCCATGTTGAATCGGTGAGAGAGCTACGTCTACTGGAGGACATTGCTGCCCAAACAGGTGTGTTTGTCAGAGCTGCGGTTCGAATCAATCCCGATAATGACCTGTCGGGAGCAACGATTAAAATGGGCGGTGTTCCGCGCCCTTTTGGCGTCGATGAAGGGCAGCTGGATCACTTTTTTAAGGTGCTGGAAGATTGCCCGCACGTATATTTTCAAGGCATTCAAGTGTATACAGGTACGCAAATGCTGAAAGCGGATCAGATTTTAGCTTCATTTGCAAATACCTTGCAGTTGGCAGAACGGGTGCAGAATCAGTATGGTGTGGCGATGCATACGGTCAATTTGGGCGGTGGGTTTGGTGTACCTTATTTTGCTCATGAACAGCCGCTCGATATGGATCATGTCATTGACGGACTCAATGCACTCGCGGAACAGACTCGATCCAGTATGCCCGGGGTTAGGCTGATCATTGAAAGCGGCAGGTATTTGGTCGCTCAATCAGGCATGTATGTCTGCCGGGCGTTGTATACCAAGGAATCCAAGGGAGAGAAGTTTGTCGTGGCTGATGGCGGCATGAATCACTACGTCTCAGCTACCTTTCGGGGACGCCGCTTAAGGGACAATTACCCGGTGCGAATTATGCGCAGACAAGTGGGAGAAGAGGTTTCCACGGCGCTGGAGACGGTAAGCATTGTCGGTCCGCTTTGTACACCCGAGGATTGTATTGTGAAAAAAGCGGAGCTGCCCCCGATTCGCGAAGGCGATTATATTGCTTTTCCGAACGCAGGAGCCTATGGATTAAGCTACAGCCCATTATATTTTTTGGGACATGCTACTCCAGCGGAACTGCTCGATTATCGCGGGGAAGTGCATGTCATTCGTGAACACGGTGATCGCACGGACCTGCTGCACCATCAGCGTATGATTGCGTTGCCTGAGGATGTGATGTAA